The genomic window tttaccgatacacaatcattaaaaaaaacactacaaaaagagttttaagttaaccgacttcgctaccacataaacaacctttttttattgtccccaacattctggtcaacgaaatcattattatagacagtcattctatttaaggacaattatcacagctttcgttcaaccagttaaaaacaacaattatagtaaaagctacagcgcgatcaacgtttgcccatttacgaactcgcgatgagatttgtttcttctggtcaccaagcctaccgtttacaaacgcatgcgcactaattgggattcccccaattttctcgaccttgacctcagaactctcgaagccactacttcggcgttcaatttagctcgtgcataccgagtagctggcaactttgctttcgaagttcccacttccaatgtcaagggcctctcgcttgacataattatacgacgatatcgcatctcaagggtccttacccatccaaaagaaacctccagcgcatactacaattgcaggacattccgtttttaaaggcagctcattgggaaattatctcagacacaatatcgaagacgtgaaatgcgtcaatcgagcaactgtcgtaacttggctacaatgagacggtctcctaccttgcaccatagacacggactgtgacattcttgtttaatttaggtgaaatgcttaaaacggagtgactcaaaagcgacagttcgatcagttactgaccgaaaaaaacgtgctcgagtcattcggcgaaggtggcgagctttcaaaccagcacgactgaataactcagaatgccttttttcatcatgcctctattctacacgagtaacatagtgcagtggtaacggttccggactctcgttcatttgctccgggttcaagttccgccgggagctatatattttttttattaatcttttcctttttaagcctccgcaattgcattccggctgcaaaaaccgggttttgcctctgtgttaattttattcatttgcaaaagaaaccttcctatgctttgaaaaaatcatatcatgtcttgactttcaactgtacgcgcgtgtgtatatgtgtgtcactacggtgagtatgtgtgtgtgtgtgtgtgtgtgtttatgtgtgtgtgggtgtgtgtgtgtgtgtgtgtgtgtgtgtgtgtgtgtgacgtgtcacttgtgtcatcatagtttcagtgtgtgtatgagtgtagattgagagagaatgagagaaagtgagagagagtgagtgtgtggttatttgtttgtgactgtgtgcgtgcgtgtatgggtgcgtgtgtgtgtgtatatgtgtgcgcgcgagcgcgcgcgtgtgtgtgtgtgcagtgtgtggtgtgtgtgtgtgtttatgtgtgccgtcagtgtcacttgtcacggtcatagtgtcagtatgtgcatgagtgtacgtttgtctgtgtgtgcgtgtgtcgtaagagagagagagagagagagagagagagagagagagagagagagagagagagagagagagagagagagcgacacttctttggcaattttggaccagacagcgtctttatgtttaacagttagactgttctgaaatttggacagaataaccgttctttcgtaaaacacttctgtcaagagtacagcaatttcaccatctgaaaaaggcgcagaacgcccctctgtgtctactttctttttgagcggcacacgtgccttgccattttcgttgactgaaatgttgatagaaacgtgcgcatgcgtattagtagggattcccccaatttccccgaccttgaccttaatactctcgctgtcactactttggcgttcaagtcagttcatgcattgtgaacagttagaaagttgacttcgggagttcccacttcgaaaagaggcctctacttccagtgtttcttacttctagttcatgcatacgggcccagaatGATATTGCTAGTGATTGCATGGCCGATAATGTCACGCGGATTTGTAAGCCCCCGTATTTCCAAGGGTGAGCAACTCTTCTACAAGCTTTTAAAAGATTGACAGAGTTATAATTTTCGAACATCTATTACGGTTTACTAGCACCAAAACCACATAATCAAAAatgttcacgtgaaaattacaattatgtggtgaaagttagtaattttcatGAGAAATTTACAATTATGTGGTGAAAATtactaataatttttttcttccccGGATAACGTTAAACTTTGAGTTTTGGCTCACGTATTGCGTCTGGTAGTGCCGAGCCAgaactgaaaattattaattttcatATGAAAATAGTAATTATCAAGTGATCATGCTTAATTCTTAAGTGTTAATTTGTGTGTTCGTATTTAATTATGGTTTTGCCGCGCTAGTGAGCCGAGGACAAAACTAGAAATAAGTAATTAATCAACACTGTCAGTCAACATTATCGCTGTGAATTACACGGaacacgtgttaattactcattttcacgtgaTATTGGTAACCTCAGGTTTTGGTGCTAGTAGGCCGTCATAAACATCGTCTATTGCACTCACTTCACCGGTCTCGCGCCGACTAATCGTTGTGCAAGCTTGAGTTGAATCTGGAAACTCAGTCGCACTACCGAAAATGTTGAAGTGGATGCACGTATCACTAACGAACGGTCCGTGTCGTAGAGAAGAATATTCGCAGGAAACATCACGCGCACTGAACTGAGCGCACAGGAAGAGATCGACTATAGATGTGTTTAGGTTTAAATTGTGAGATATTTTGGTGTCAGAACACAAAGTGTAAGGAAATTTATaatttttggatgattaatgagatgaggatgattataatgatgataatCGATCATTTGTATTTCACTGTCCGGGCTTTATGCTCCTTTTTTTCTGACTGTTGAAACACGTTTTTTACAAAAGAATTCAAGAGCCACTTTGAAAATCATGCACCAGGAACAAATAAGTTGTAGTTCGACCCTGACGTCATGTCAAGTTTTCGTTAAATCAGGTGTGCGGATGTGGCACAGATGAAACTTCTAAAAACAATACCATATGAGCGAATACCATCCTAGTACCAAAAATCAGGAGACAATATATATAGTatattaaaggctgccatatatATTCGTaccgttcattaattaattcatattgtttacatgtgccaataatgttataaaactgtacctaaggggatataataacgattggctgtagcttttgaacacagaaaaaaattatttcagtattgcaaagtggtgttgatagtgtcgaatgtaaacagaaaagtctcaaacgccatctttggtttacgaaacgtaacgaagtgacgtcaacggtctaaaaatagcccaagtcttggagaactgttgctaaacaatgcaacaaagaattaattatttctcgtaattggtaaggacttcaaacctaaaactttgcaggaagcttaatttatacatccccgcaacgatgggaaaagccctgtgTAGATGCTTGGGATGCTGAAGCATTTATTAGGGTGTGGGAAATGCAGTGTTGCAGTGGATTCACACCCATTCAGCCCGATGTCACACAAATGAAGGCTTGTCCAACAGGTTTGGTTCCGCAAACGAGGTTTATTAGGTTGTTGAACCTGTCGAAAACTGTTTCGACCAAATTTATTATCATGGCAAAAAACATCATTCATACAAAATCATTtacacaaaaaacaatcaacactgGCAGCAGCAGCAATCAAAGGGTAAATTTCAGAAAACGAAATTGCGTTTCAAAGTTCAGATAAATCAACCAATTTGGGTGAAAAAATATTCAATGTCCAGTTTCAAGTGAAAATCATGTAATTGTTCTACAATAAAGGGTGAAGTAATCCACCAAACCGTCGACATGTTCAGTTGATCACTCCACAAAGCAAACACAACAAAGTGCTACCAAACTGTATAATTTTCACTGTGTGTTCAATTTAACTCAAAAATAAATCATGGTCTGAAATTACAATGACATAGCAGTCATCCGTTCCGATATCAATATcaagaataataaataaatcaaaTTATATTTTACCCCAATGATCGCATTTGCCGACAGGATGATATTTCAAAAATTCATTTCAAAAAGCGCAATAAAAGCGCAATAAATTCAGGCtgttcagtcacatttcatatcAAATCACAAAAGGATACCAAAAAAAGGGTTCTCATTGCGGTCAGCAAGATTGTCTTTATCCTTTTTATAAAACTTTAAAACTGGCAATTAAAATTAGTTcataaaaaggcagaaaaacaagcacaaaaaaggaataacaatttatcacaaagaaaacaaaaacaaaaaaatgtttctATAAAGAAACTTGACTCAAAAGGGTTTTAAGTTCAAAAGGTCAATTGAGAATTCAGAACTTTTCTTATGCCAATTCCAAGGTTTTATACTTTGAGAGAAGCCAAGCATTCTTGTGCCAAACTTAGTTGAAAAACAAGTCAAATCATAACTTATGCGCTACAAGGCACAAAAACAATAGAAAATTCAACACCTTTGTTTTCATCATTCCTAAAGATGCTGACCACAATTTGACACTGTTCTACCACTAAATTCTAGCCTATTTTCTGTCAATTTGAGACTAGCCTAATAAAACTGGATTTTATTTCTAGGCTGCAAGGCTAAACTAAACGTAAAAAGTAAAAGTTTACCTATTCCTGGCCTGTGAGACTTCGGGTTTACGGAGATAACTTCTGAGTCTTCATAACTTCtggagattcttcttcttcatcttcggTGTGTTCTTCTAAGTTCTTGCTACTCTCGGCGAATTCTTCAGTGGGTTCTTCAGACAATTCAACTTCAAGGGACGACCCTTCGCCTACCAGCTCGACACACCAACTGAATTCTAAGTTCGTTAGATGCAGAGACTCAGAATTCTTCACGTGACAGAGTTCACTCACAAAAAATAGACCGATTTGGAAAGAGCGTGACACCGAGAGCGGCCTTGAAGGGGAGCGGCTATTTTTAGTAAAACGTAAGTTTGCGTAATGTCAAAAAACGAGGTCACAACTTCTCTACCAGAGGTTATAAAAAGGGTGCCGTTTCTACTAAAAATAAACAATTAATGGTCAAAATATGCGCTGATCTAAATTTTAGGTTTTTACTATTTCCATACCTCCCTTCGAGTCTCTCCATTATAAATCTCGGTGCAGCGAACCAACATAAGAATCTCAAGATCCACGCAAAGCACGTGTGGCCACCACATGCAGTGTCGTCGAGCAGCAAGTTCTAGGTTTCGATTCTATAGGCCTACTTTTGCAAAGGCCTACGAtccaaggagagagagagtggaggttggggatgagagagagaggggggtaaaGCGGGTTGCTATGCCGGCAGGCACACTCCCTCCTATAAAACAAAAAAGGGTTtgttttatacacacacaaaaaaacttcgAACAGAACGGTCCAAAACCCTAACTTCTACTTCTGAAAAAATCAACCAGGATGGAAAACTAAGGGGAGCATACTTGGCAAGATCTTAGTAGTCAGAGTTTCGAACGGAAAAGTCACAAATTCACACATAAAGATAtgaaaacatacaaacacaatacAAATGAGGTTAGCAACGTGGAATACAAATGGATATATCCGAACAACACTTTCGCTCTCATTTTCATAcgcaaaaaaaagaggaaatcatGTCCAAATCCAATACAAAGTCTTTATTCAACCAAGTTGAATCCAAATTATGTACAAACGTCACTTGCAGTGACCCAAAAGGTGTCTACCAAAGAACTGCTTAGGGAAGCCAGAACTTTCAGGTATCTCCGAAAGACGTCTCAACCACAGATCCGATCGAAGGAGTCGAACTGTGCTTGTCTTCAATTTTGCTAAAGATCTGATCGAAGGAGTCAGAAATTCAGGCACCAAGTACGCTAAAGATCTGATCGGAGAAATCAGAACTTCAGACACGTCACTTGCAGTGTTCCAAAAAGTATATACCAAAGAACTGCTTGAGGAAGCCAGAACTTTCAGGTATCTCCGAAAAACTATCTTAACCACAGGTCCGATCGAAGGAGTCGAACTGTAGTTGTCTTCAATTTTGCTAAAGATCTGATCGACGGAGTCAGATCCTTCGTAAGTTAAATTCACGCCTATTGTTCTTCAACTGGGAGAAAATCTCCACTGGCTCCTTTGCTCTGTCTTTGTCCTCTCTCCTCTGCCAGGAGTTTTCTCGCTTTCGTTTTGAACTCGAGGGTATGCAACATGGAATGGTGATCCTCCCCGCACTCCCTGCACTTGAATCCTCTGGGGCACTTGCTCGCCAAGTGTCGTCCCATACATCGGAAACAGAGTCGCAAAAGGATCACCTTCCTAATCCTTTCCTCTGGAGAGAGTTTTTCGAACACACTGCAATGATTCATCCAGTGATCTTGTGACTTGCAGCACAGGCAGTGCTTTGACGGAGTTCCCTCTGCTCTAGGGTTGTTAACAGTGGGGGTTGCCTGGGTAGCCAACGTCTTCATAGACCGGTCCAGCTCTTCTATCTTCTCTATGACCGCTTCCAGCCCCACAGCATCCTGACAGGCACTGGTCGTTAGGGATGTCTTCGAAACGTTGCCTTTAGGCGTTGGGTTTGTAGCTTTGCTTCCTGGCGCAGTCCTGGCGGCACTATAAACTGGGTCATTCTCTACCTCGCTCCTGGCTTTCACAAAATCAGCGAATTCCTGAAAGGGGGGGTAGTTGTCATGTTCTGCTTTGTACTTGCTGACTCTCACTTTCCAAGCCTTACTATGACTCTCAGGCAATCTGTCGCTCAGGGTCTTGACTTGCCGAGGCTCATTGAGCGAGCCTAGATACTTGGAGTGAAGAGCCACTACAGCCGTCTGAGTCAGCATGTCGGAGAAGTTCCTGAGCGCCACGGGGTCTCTCTCTTTGATATTCGGCCATTCATTTAGCTCGTCGAGGTAGTGCTGAGAGAGGGCGTACTTATCACCATAACGCTTGTCCATTTCCTCCAGGATCTTTGCGCTCGACGCCGCCGTGTCATCTTGGAAGTAGGCTTTCACAGACTGTCTGACTGCTTCCGAGGTAAACTGTTGTAGGTAGGTAAGTTTTTCAGCCTCTGTTACATCTTGGTCTATCAGATGCGTAATCGATCTTCTCCAGGACACGTACTCCATGGGCTTGCCTGTGAAGGTCAGTGGTACCGGAGGTGGCGTCTTGGACATCCTAAGGGTCCGGTTTAGCATTGACAGGAATGTTTCTGTTGGCAGAGGAGGAATATCTGTTGATGCGGAAAAATCCAAAGACCTCATGGAATGAGACGTAGGCATGGAGGGTTTGAAGTAGGCTGGTCTGAGCTCTTCCTGAGGCGTTCTCTCTTGGTTTGGAGCATGGGTCTTTGGCTGTCCATGTGGGATCTCACTCTCGATCGCAGTTTCAGGGCGATCATCAATCGCCGAGGGTAAGAATCTGCGGCGTTCACGGCTAACAGGGTTGGGTTGTGTCTCTCCCTCCGTTCTATTTCTTGGATCTTCTGCAATGGCGTTGGTCTTCGACATCACAGGTGAGGACCAGTTCAGGGAAGCACCGGCCGTTCGCTTAAGGGTGGTCTCTTCAGTGTTTGGTTCACTTCTAGGTTTTTGTACTTCATTCCATCGCCACGAATCTTTCACCTTGGAGGGCTCTTGGATGCAAACGTGTCTGTCTGGCTTGAAGAAAGGATAATCTTGGGTGTTCCAGCTGCTGACAGCATTGTCCAACTGGCCCTTGGACAGGTTTCTTTCTTCTGTATCTGTCTTCTTCACAAGGGCTGGGATGGGGACTACCCTCTGGCTGTCCCTCCTCTCAGCCTTCACTGTCATGTCTTGGGGTCGCCGATTAGGGTCGTCGATCTCCGCTGGGTCTGTGATGATCATTCTTGAGCTTGGATTCTCTTGATCTAAGTACGATGCCCGTCCAAGCAGATCGGTTGGCGTGACTTGTCGTAGGGACCTCAACAAACTGTCGGCCTCTGACTCTTCAGGAGCGATAGCGTTCACAATGAGCTGCTTCCTTTCACAGTTCGCGATTTCCTCCATCACTTCCAGGTTTGTTCTCAAGGTTGCTTCCCTTcgcctttcctctctctctttctgcagcctttctatctctctttgttttCGAACTTCTTGCAGGTTTCTTCTCGCTTCTTCTTCCTGTCTCAGTATTTCCTGCTGTCGAATCCTcagttcttcctctctctgtttcttcagGAATTGTTTCGTTTCTTCCTGCTGTTTCAGGAACTCTTCCTCCCTCCTACGCATCTGAACCTGCAGTCTGTGTTCCTCCTCTTcacgctctctttttctttgcaTCTCTGCCTCTTCTAGTTCTTCTAGGAATTTCTTTCTCTTTGATTCTAACTCCTTTtgctctttctcttctctttccTGGATTTCCTGAACCGTTCTGTTGAGCTCTTTGGCCTTCGAATCCTGGATGCTCTCCAGACTCGTCTGCAGCTGCtctttctccatctctctttcgaTGTGGCGAATCTCATCGCTCGTCTCTACATCCCACGTCATCTCCTGTAGTCTCAGGTTCTCTTTCCCAAGAAACATCGCAGTCTGGACCTGGTGCTTGGCTAACGCCAGTCTAACAGCGGCAGCCTTGTCGTCTGCAATGTTGCCGGCCTGGCTGGCAGAAACTAATACCTCGCCGTCATCCGCCGCCAGCTTACTTGATACAGAAACCTGCCTGGACGATGACGAAAAGGATCCCACGCTCGACCTGGCAGAGCGTGGACCAACACGAGCTGGCAAGGAGGAGAGTCTGCTTCTTACGTCCAAACAGGAACTTGCTTTGCCCCTTAGTGTAGGAGGAAGGGCTGGTGGAGCTATCGGAGGCAAAGAACTCGGCCTGGAATGGATCAGCTTCGCTTCCTTCAGGCTGCTCTCTGGCTTTGAGGTGGGGACTAAACCTACATGCAGGGGGGCTGGAACCGGAACAAGCGTGGGAGTTTTATCCAGATCTGCTTCAAAGGCTGCCGCCAAAAGAGAGGAGTCTTCCATCTTGACCTGCAGACCCAAGCCCCTGGAGTCGAGCGCAAAAGATGAAAATTCGGAAACATCTGGTCGGTGAACGGGTCTCTGACTGGTAAAAACGCGAGAAAACTGTTCGCAGATGTCCGCTGAGCGGGCTAAAGCCCTTTCGCATCGGGCTCGCTCATCCGAGTCGATACCCTCCCTTGACTTACTTATTTCCTCGCGAAGTGTATGCTCATGTTGTCTAAGAGATGGGAGTGTCAGGGATACGGCCCCGGAAAAAAGGCCACTCCGTATCTCCGCCTCTGCGCTCTCGCAACTCTGTATAAGTTTTGACAATGCAAGCTTGCAGCCCATGGAATAGCGCGAGGCGTCCTCAAACGTCAGGGCAGGTTCACCTCTACCTACTTCCGCATCAAAACTTTGGTGGGTCTGCAAGTGCTCAGAGACATGGGGTGGCAGCAAGGACTCAATTTCAGATACAAGCACTGACGCCCTTTTTAGCGAGTCATCGCAATGTCTTGGCATTACGTACTGAGGGTCGACTGACCGAATGTCGACAAATTTTGCGTACAATGAGTCCATGTCCTTTTTAAGAGAGGACATACAAGACGTCAGTTGCTCAATGGACAAGTTGTCGTTTTGGAGAAGGCGGCCCACGTCCCTGTTGTTGCGACTAAGTTGCGAGAACGCAGTATGTTCCAACTGCCACTCTAGACCTTTGCGTGTAGGCTTTTGAACGCGTTTCGGTCGCGCGGCTCTGTCCGACATGATGCGCGAATAGAAAATCGAAACTCCCAATAATCGAAACCAAAATGTAAGGGGACGTTGTTAGTCACAAAGTGGACAACTCACAAACAGAAACAGCAAGTGCACAAGAGGAGATTACTTGAATACTCAAACgtcacaagacaagacaaacagGGAAGACGCTGAAAGTGAATGTCTAAATTGGCAGTCTAATTCACAACTAGATTGGTAACATGTTGAGCCCttttagaaaaacaaaactgaaagcTGAAGATTTACGCTCAAATAAATTTCAAGCACGCTAATTTATCAAAGGCGGTCCTGAGTACGACCACTAGTGAGCTATGCCAGGTTTACAACTGTTCATAGGAGGCTTATTCGAATCACTAATCAAACAAattttttcttccctttttAAAGTAATCAAAAAAGAAATTTATGAAAATTAAACAAGTTTTCAGAAGGTTCGTATTTCGAAGTCCTTGATTGACTAAGCAGTTCGAGTTACTATTCTACATAAGTTGTTTCGAATGAAAAAGTTTCTGAATTGAAGCAGGCGCTGAGTGATAAGGCGACGTTATGCGCCCAAGAGCAAAGCGAAAAGTTTAAGTTAAGCCAGGTGTATTACGATCAAAAAAGTTATGAATTGAAGCAAAGTCTAAGTTTAACCAGATGTGCTACAATCAAAAAAGGTTAAGAATTGGGACAAAGTCTGAACTTTAAAGCACAGTAGTgcgatccaaaaacaaaaacaaaagtctaAGTTCAACTAAGTGTGTTACGACCAAAAAGTTATGCAATAGGCCCTTTGCCGCAACTAAATGGGAGACAACACAGCCCTAAAAAAAGTATAAGTTGTGAGTTATTTCCCCTGACTTCGGGCAAAAGTCTTCCCGAAAACAATGGCTGCTCATAGCGACAGTGGACGGGACTTTTCTAAATTAAACTGTGAATCTCTTCGGGAATACCTCAAAGCAAGGGGGATTAGTGCCACGGGTTATTGCAAACAATCTTTGGTCCGACTTGCCACCTGCGCCAGCGGATTATCGCTTGAAATTGACCCTGATTCGTCCAACGTTGACGTGGCCAGCCAGGTCAAATCAAGTCTACAGGGCTTGAATTTTCCGGTTCTTGACCCCTTCACGCTACCGTTTTCTGATGATTTTAGTTCGACACCAATGATAGGCCTGATCGACGTTTTCAACTATCTGATCGACAGTAGGACTGACTTCGATAAGAAAGCGACAAAGGCGTACAAAAGCTACGAAGATTACAGACTTTTTCACGATGGCCATGTTTTGGAACTCAAGTGCTGGAACAACGAAAGGTTTTGCTGCTACCAGTCCCGTGTAAAGCCTACACAACGACAGAAGACCTACATCTTGACAGATGCATACAAGCTGTGGATCATCGCTGATCGTGATGGGGACATCCACTTGGCTTATTGTCAGTGTCCTGCAGGGTATGTAGCCTACTCAACTGAtcttgttatgttatgttatgttatgttatgttatgttatgagactggtacttaggctgttaagcctttgtctgatcttttgatcagttgctatcctagcctAACTTTGGGCTAGGTAACCTACACGATCTTCTTTGACCGTGGCCTATTCTATCAACTTTTTCTTGGCTGGTGTAGTGAGAGGCATACTGACATTTGGGCTATACATATAATCTTTCAGTGCATTGTCCAAGCGctttttgaaactgttcattgtCGGCGCTTCTACCACATTCTTGTCCAAGGAGTTCCACGTGTCTATGATTCTGTTCGTGAAGAAAGATTGTCGGAGAGCTGTTCTGCATTGTTTCTTCTTGAGCTTGAACTGATGTCCACGGGTATTACAAAGGCTATTCAGCTCCAGTGGGTTCTTGCAATCGTAGTATCCATGCATGAATTTGTAGCAGCCTTCATTGTAGTATGTACTGAATAGATCTACTCAAGTTACTGTAATGATTTAACATTACGCTgctaaaattaaaaacaataaaTAGAACACCAACATTGTAAAATGGTTAAATTATATTATCCATTTCATTTTGCAGATCTGATGGTGCATGCAGACATATTGCAGCAGCTTTGTATGCTATAGAAGACCATGAGGTGAAGTCAGTCACAGATGGACCTGCTGTCTGGGTGAGGCGCAACACTGCCTGTGAAGAAGCTGAAAGGCTGAACATGCTGCCCCAGATTAAAGCCAGGTAGGTTAATATAATAATAACATCCTTTGTGTTTTAGTCACATTGTGGTTTTGTAAAGCGTGGCTGGTTGCTGTGTGCAGACAGACACTGGTTAGCTTAAACATTTGCACATGTATGTTATGTATGCATAATATAGGAAGGTGAAGAAAGtaaatgcatacatgtacacatatacacattcaTTTTCCTTACTTGCAGGTATGATAACAGAGTTCCTCGTAAGCTTCCGTCTGCAGACAACTTTGATCCACGGGCTTATGAAGACAGAGTGCATACTGCTGAGAAGGAAGCCTTGTTTGCTGAATTACTTTCCAAGGTACAGTTGCATCTCTAGTTATGTTGTCAGGCGAAGCAGACAACATATTGGATTCACTTGTACAAAAGTGCATCATCACAAAAGTATGAAACGGGCTTCAGTTTTTAAACGTGTGGTGGTAGAAGTTACGTCAGCCAAACAGAGGGTGATTCCCATCGCTATTTTTAACATTCTCTAAAACTGAGGTAGAAATTTCCTACCCAGCATTCCACGGGTCTAAAATCAAATCTGAGAACATGTTTGAGGGCTATGAGTATGACGCCTAATGGGTAAATTAGGCTGTGAAGGGAGGTAATCTGAGACACATGACGTTTACAGAGGATAAAGAAGGGGTTTGACTTTTGCTCGTATTACTATTAATGCTACAAAATTGACTATAATTGGTTACAAGGCTTGTTTAGTAATACTAGTTGTAACTTTTGTAATATTAGTGCATGTTGATGTTTGCTTctgggttttggggggggggggggggggggggtgttgaagGGTTGGAACATGGTTATTACTTGTACTGCAGGGTTTGTGATTATACTGTTGTTTGTTCCACAGTTATTTTaaacaattaaaaatataataTAAATTATATTTGTGTATTCTGTTGTCTCGCAGGAGCTGCCCGATGCTGCAGTGCTAGAGTGCTTGGTTGACAGTAGCCAGGATCCAAGTGAGACCACTGATGCAGATGAACAGCTTCTGCAGCATTCTGTTGCAGCAAGGACCAAGGATATCACTTCACAAGGCGACACAGATCGTGactttgattgtgttgttgatgctcTGTGTTCAGAGCAAGAGACGCTGCAGCGGATTGAGAAAGCAACTCGCGGACAGAATAACAATCCGCTGTGGTACGTTATGAGGCAGGGCCGTGTGACTGCCTCCGACATGAAGCGCGTCTGTTCTAGACACACCACCCTGTGTGGGAAGCCCGACACGGACTGTACAAAATTAGTAGATCACATCCTGGGGAAACAGACAGACTTTGACACTCCAGCTTTGGCTTGgggaaggaagaaagagaaaaaagcaaGAGAGCACTATTGTCgcgtggagaaaaaaaagcataaaAACTTTACACTCAGTGAAAGAGGGTTACAGATTTCCAGTAGAAAACCCTTCTTGGGATGCTCAGTAGATGGTCTTGTATCATGCTCTTGTACTGGTCACAGTGAGAAGTTGATAGAAATCAAATGTCCGTATGCACTAAGAGAGCTGTCACCCAAAGATGCCGCAA from Littorina saxatilis isolate snail1 linkage group LG4, US_GU_Lsax_2.0, whole genome shotgun sequence includes these protein-coding regions:
- the LOC138964003 gene encoding uncharacterized protein; the encoded protein is MIGLIDVFNYLIDSRTDFDKKATKAYKSYEDYRLFHDGHVLELKCWNNERFCCYQSRVKPTQRQKTYILTDAYKLWIIADRDGDIHLAYCQCPAGSDGACRHIAAALYAIEDHEVKSVTDGPAVWVRRNTACEEAERLNMLPQIKARYDNRVPRKLPSADNFDPRAYEDRVHTAEKEALFAELLSKELPDAAVLECLVDSSQDPSETTDADEQLLQHSVAARTKDITSQGDTDRDFDCVVDALCSEQETLQRIEKATRGQNNNPLWYVMRQGRVTASDMKRVCSRHTTLCGKPDTDCTKLVDHILGKQTDFDTPALAWGRKKEKKAREHYCRVEKKKHKNFTLSERGLQISSRKPFLGCSVDGLVSCSCTGHSEKLIEIKCPYALRELSPKDAARQRGCELNVDNGSWSLNERSQYFHQIQTQLFVYGLSECDLVIYTTKGIIIVPVQYSEKFAVEFVRKAEDFYKSQICPALLCVKA
- the LOC138964482 gene encoding uncharacterized protein, translating into MSDRAARPKRVQKPTRKGLEWQLEHTAFSQLSRNNRDVGRLLQNDNLSIEQLTSCMSSLKKDMDSLYAKFVDIRSVDPQYVMPRHCDDSLKRASVLVSEIESLLPPHVSEHLQTHQSFDAEVGRGEPALTFEDASRYSMGCKLALSKLIQSCESAEAEIRSGLFSGAVSLTLPSLRQHEHTLREEISKSREGIDSDERARCERALARSADICEQFSRVFTSQRPVHRPDVSEFSSFALDSRGLGLQVKMEDSSLLAAAFEADLDKTPTLVPVPAPLHVGLVPTSKPESSLKEAKLIHSRPSSLPPIAPPALPPTLRGKASSCLDVRSRLSSLPARVGPRSARSSVGSFSSSSRQVSVSSKLAADDGEVLVSASQAGNIADDKAAAVRLALAKHQVQTAMFLGKENLRLQEMTWDVETSDEIRHIEREMEKEQLQTSLESIQDSKAKELNRTVQEIQEREEKEQKELESKRKKFLEELEEAEMQRKREREEEEHRLQVQMRRREEEFLKQQEETKQFLKKQREEELRIRQQEILRQEEEARRNLQEVRKQREIERLQKEREERRREATLRTNLEVMEEIANCERKQLIVNAIAPEESEADSLLRSLRQVTPTDLLGRASYLDQENPSSRMIITDPAEIDDPNRRPQDMTVKAERRDSQRVVPIPALVKKTDTEERNLSKGQLDNAVSSWNTQDYPFFKPDRHVCIQEPSKVKDSWRWNEVQKPRSEPNTEETTLKRTAGASLNWSSPVMSKTNAIAEDPRNRTEGETQPNPVSRERRRFLPSAIDDRPETAIESEIPHGQPKTHAPNQERTPQEELRPAYFKPSMPTSHSMRSLDFSASTDIPPLPTETFLSMLNRTLRMSKTPPPVPLTFTGKPMEYVSWRRSITHLIDQDVTEAEKLTYLQQFTSEAVRQSVKAYFQDDTAASSAKILEEMDKRYGDKYALSQHYLDELNEWPNIKERDPVALRNFSDMLTQTAVVALHSKYLGSLNEPRQVKTLSDRLPESHSKAWKVRVSKYKAEHDNYPPFQEFADFVKARSEVENDPVYSAARTAPGSKATNPTPKGNVSKTSLTTSACQDAVGLEAVIEKIEELDRSMKTLATQATPTVNNPRAEGTPSKHCLCCKSQDHWMNHCSVFEKLSPEERIRKVILLRLCFRCMGRHLASKCPRGFKCRECGEDHHSMLHTLEFKTKARKLLAEERGQRQSKGASGDFLPVEEQ